A genomic window from Lineus longissimus chromosome 17, tnLinLong1.2, whole genome shotgun sequence includes:
- the LOC135501709 gene encoding histone H1A, sperm-like, protein MSDAAAPAPAKAKKATKPRKQKVAASHPPVAQMVDAAIKNLKDRKGSSLAAIKKYVAANYKCDTVKLAPFIRRYLKKAVGDGKLVQTKGTGAAGSFKLPSKEKAEKPKVKKVKKPKAAVKKAKSPKKAKKPKAAKPPKKVKKAAKSKKTSKAAKPTKAKKSPAKKPATKKPAAKKAAKK, encoded by the coding sequence ATGTCTGACGCAGCAGCCCCAGCTCCGGCCAAGGCCAAGAAGGCTACCAAGCCAAGGAAGCAGAAGGTAGCAGCATCGCACCCTCCAGTTGCACAAATGGTCGATGCCGCCATCAAAAACTTGAAGGACCGAAAAGGATCGTCCCTTGCCGCAATCAAGAAATACGTTGCCGCTAACTACAAGTGTGACACCGTCAAGCTGGCCCCCTTCATCAGGAGGTACCTGAAAAAGGCCGTCGGGGATGGAAAACTTGTCCAGACAAAGGGAACCGGTGCCGCAGGAAGTTTCAAGCTCCCCTCCAAGGAGAAAGCCGAAAAGCCCAAAGTCAAGAAGGTGAAGAAGCCCAAAGCAGCAGTAAAGAAAGCAAAGTCGCCGAAGAAGGCAAAGAAACCCAAGGCAGCAAAGCCGCCAAAGAAGGTCAAGAAAGCCGCCAAGTCCAAGAAGACTTCGAAGGCAGCCAAGCCAACGAAGGCCAAGAAGTCTCCCGCCAAAAAGCCAGCAACAAAGAAGCCAGCTGCCAAGAAGGCCGCAAAGAAGTAA